The following are from one region of the Mycetohabitans rhizoxinica HKI 454 genome:
- the rpe gene encoding ribulose-phosphate 3-epimerase: MTFRIAPSILSADFARLGEEVRNVVAAGADWIHFDVMDNHYVPNLTIGPMVCEAIRPHVNVPIDVHLMVRPVDRLVPDFARAGANVISFHPEASDHIDRTLSLIRDHGCKAGLVFNPATSLNYLDHVMERIDLVLIMSVNPGFGGQSFIPEALNKLREARRRINAYAAQTGREIHLEVDGGVKADNIAQIAAAGADTFVAGSAIFGQPDYRQVINQMRAALGR, from the coding sequence ATGACTTTTCGCATCGCCCCAAGCATTCTTTCCGCCGACTTCGCCCGTCTCGGCGAAGAAGTGCGCAACGTGGTCGCCGCCGGCGCCGACTGGATCCACTTCGACGTGATGGACAACCATTACGTGCCTAACCTGACGATCGGCCCAATGGTCTGTGAAGCGATCCGCCCGCACGTCAACGTGCCGATCGACGTGCATCTGATGGTGCGTCCGGTGGACCGCCTCGTGCCAGACTTCGCAAGGGCGGGCGCGAACGTGATCAGCTTTCATCCAGAGGCGTCTGACCATATCGATCGCACGCTGTCACTGATCCGGGACCACGGTTGCAAGGCGGGATTGGTATTCAATCCCGCCACGTCGTTGAACTACCTGGACCATGTGATGGAGCGCATCGACCTGGTGTTGATTATGTCGGTGAATCCCGGTTTTGGCGGACAGTCGTTTATTCCCGAGGCACTGAACAAGCTGCGCGAAGCGCGGCGGCGCATCAACGCGTATGCAGCGCAGACGGGCCGCGAGATTCACCTGGAGGTGGACGGCGGCGTGAAGGCCGACAACATCGCACAGATCGCGGCGGCCGGCGCCGATACGTTTGTCGCGGGTTCGGCGATTTTCGGGCAGCCCGATTACCGGCAGGTGATTAACCAGATGCGCGCCGCACTCGGACGATGA
- the apaG gene encoding Co2+/Mg2+ efflux protein ApaG: protein MSQYELSVSAQAAYLPDQSDPERQQYAFAYTLTIRNTGQVASQLIARHWIITDSDAKVQEVKGLGVVGHQPLLQPGEQFEYTSWAVIATPVGTMRGEYFCVAEDATRFEVPVAEFALCMPRTLH, encoded by the coding sequence ATGAGTCAGTACGAATTGAGCGTCTCGGCACAGGCGGCCTATCTGCCGGACCAGTCCGATCCAGAGCGCCAGCAATATGCGTTCGCCTACACGTTGACAATACGCAACACGGGACAGGTTGCCTCGCAGCTGATTGCGCGCCATTGGATCATCACCGACAGCGACGCGAAGGTGCAAGAGGTCAAAGGGCTCGGGGTCGTCGGGCATCAGCCGTTGTTGCAGCCGGGCGAGCAATTCGAATATACGAGTTGGGCGGTCATTGCGACGCCGGTGGGCACGATGCGCGGCGAGTACTTTTGTGTGGCCGAGGACGCTACGCGCTTCGAGGTGCCGGTAGCGGAATTCGCGCTGTGCATGCCGCGCACGCTGCATTGA
- a CDS encoding murein transglycosylase A translates to MLASCGGGEAVRPAPRVPPAGAAPSQQALADARLTPVNWQQVPGWQEDSLIGATAALRQNCARMSSLANWRSACVAAQQLDDLDVAAARTFFETYFTPFVLANNDGTLDGLVTGYYEPLLHGSRYRRAPYLYPLYRWPRAARPGAALPPRAQLMRSGMLTGNELVYVDDPIEAFFLQVQGSGRVLLDDGTVMRVGYSGTNNQPYRSIGQWLIDRGELSPAQATMQGIKAWARANRLRVDALLDVNPRFVFFKEVPSSEGVPSGGADGPVGALGVPLTPERSIAVDPTSIPLGTPVFLQTTRPLSNQPMSRLVFAQDVGSAIKGGVRADYFWGLGDDAGDLAGRMKQSGRMWLLLPNS, encoded by the coding sequence ATGCTTGCGTCATGCGGTGGCGGCGAGGCGGTGCGGCCGGCGCCGCGCGTGCCGCCGGCCGGTGCCGCGCCGAGTCAGCAGGCGTTGGCCGATGCGCGGCTCACGCCGGTCAATTGGCAGCAGGTGCCCGGTTGGCAGGAGGACAGCCTAATCGGCGCCACCGCCGCGCTGCGGCAGAACTGTGCGCGCATGAGCAGCCTGGCGAATTGGCGGAGCGCGTGCGTTGCGGCGCAGCAACTGGATGACCTTGACGTGGCCGCCGCGCGCACGTTTTTTGAAACGTACTTCACGCCGTTTGTGCTAGCCAATAACGACGGCACGCTCGACGGCCTCGTTACCGGCTACTACGAGCCGCTGTTGCACGGGTCTCGGTACCGGCGTGCGCCGTACCTGTACCCGTTGTATCGCTGGCCGAGGGCAGCTCGCCCGGGCGCCGCGTTGCCGCCGCGTGCGCAACTGATGCGCTCCGGCATGCTGACCGGCAACGAGCTTGTCTACGTGGACGATCCGATCGAGGCGTTTTTCCTGCAAGTGCAAGGCTCTGGCCGGGTATTGCTCGACGACGGCACGGTGATGCGGGTCGGTTACAGTGGCACCAACAACCAGCCATATCGATCGATCGGCCAGTGGCTGATCGATCGTGGCGAGCTATCACCGGCGCAGGCGACGATGCAAGGAATCAAGGCATGGGCCCGGGCGAACCGGTTGCGTGTCGATGCCCTGCTGGACGTGAATCCGCGCTTCGTATTCTTTAAGGAAGTGCCGTCTAGCGAGGGCGTGCCCAGCGGCGGAGCTGACGGGCCGGTCGGTGCGCTGGGTGTGCCACTCACGCCTGAGCGTTCGATCGCGGTCGACCCGACGTCGATTCCGCTCGGCACGCCGGTATTCCTGCAGACCACTCGGCCATTGTCGAACCAGCCGATGAGCCGGCTGGTGTTCGCGCAGGACGTGGGCAGCGCGATCAAAGGCGGTGTGCGGGCTGACTACTTTTGGGGACTGGGCGATGACGCGGGCGATCTGGCCGGCCGCATGAAGCAGAGTGGCCGGATGTGGCTGCTGCTGCCCAACAGTTGA
- the paaK gene encoding phenylacetate--CoA ligase PaaK: MSTALPLEPIETASRDELQALQLERLKKTLAHAYAHSPVYRRKFDDAAVHPDDLKTLADLSRFPFTTKQDFRDHYPFGMFAVPMDQISRIHGSSGTTGKPTVVGYTANDIDMWANLVARSIRAAGARRGDKVHISYGYGLFTGGLGAHYGAERAGLTVIPFGGGQTEKQVQLIHDFRPDIIMVTPSYMLSIADEFERRDLNPVESSLRIGIFGAEPWTNDMRAAIEKRMGIDAVDIYGLSEIIGPGVASEYAETKDGPTIWEDHFYPEIIDPDTGEVLPDGVFGELVFTSLTKEALPIIRYRTRDLSRLLPGTARAMRRMEKITGRCDDMMIIRGVNVFPSQIEELLLKHPTVLAPHYQIVLTKEGPLDVMTIHVEPCPESALDERAVEAARASLAYDVKALVGVTAQTVVLPVNSIERSVGKARRIVDKRRAQA; this comes from the coding sequence ATGAGTACCGCACTGCCGCTGGAGCCGATTGAAACAGCCAGCCGCGACGAACTACAAGCCCTGCAGCTTGAACGGCTGAAGAAAACTCTGGCGCACGCGTATGCGCATTCACCGGTCTACCGGCGCAAGTTCGATGACGCGGCCGTGCACCCCGACGACTTGAAGACGTTGGCGGACCTGTCTCGCTTCCCGTTCACGACGAAGCAGGACTTTCGCGATCACTATCCGTTCGGCATGTTCGCCGTGCCGATGGACCAGATCTCGCGCATCCATGGTTCGTCCGGTACCACCGGCAAGCCGACCGTGGTCGGCTACACCGCCAACGACATCGACATGTGGGCCAACCTCGTAGCGCGCTCCATCCGCGCGGCAGGAGCACGGCGCGGCGACAAGGTTCATATCAGCTACGGCTACGGGCTCTTTACCGGTGGGCTGGGCGCGCACTACGGCGCGGAGCGCGCGGGCCTGACCGTGATCCCGTTCGGCGGCGGGCAGACCGAGAAGCAGGTCCAGCTGATCCATGACTTTCGACCCGACATCATCATGGTCACACCCAGCTACATGTTATCGATCGCCGATGAATTCGAGCGACGCGACCTGAATCCGGTCGAATCGTCGTTGCGCATCGGCATCTTCGGCGCAGAGCCGTGGACCAACGACATGCGCGCGGCGATCGAGAAACGCATGGGCATCGACGCGGTGGACATCTATGGGCTGTCAGAGATCATCGGCCCCGGCGTCGCCTCCGAATACGCAGAAACCAAGGACGGGCCAACGATCTGGGAAGATCACTTCTATCCGGAAATCATCGACCCGGACACTGGCGAGGTACTGCCCGACGGCGTATTCGGCGAGCTGGTGTTCACCTCGCTGACCAAAGAGGCTTTGCCGATCATCCGCTATCGCACCCGTGATCTGAGCCGGCTGCTACCCGGCACCGCGCGCGCGATGCGGCGCATGGAGAAGATCACCGGCCGCTGCGATGACATGATGATCATCCGAGGCGTGAATGTGTTCCCGTCGCAAATCGAGGAGCTGTTGCTCAAGCACCCTACCGTGCTTGCCCCTCACTACCAGATCGTGCTGACCAAGGAAGGCCCACTCGACGTGATGACGATCCATGTCGAGCCCTGTCCGGAATCGGCGCTGGACGAACGCGCAGTCGAAGCGGCACGCGCGAGTCTGGCGTACGATGTCAAGGCGCTAGTCGGCGTCACGGCGCAAACCGTTGTCTTGCCGGTGAACAGCATCGAGCGCTCAGTAGGCAAGGCGCGCCGCATCGTGGACAAACGCCGCGCGCAAGCCTGA
- the paaI gene encoding hydroxyphenylacetyl-CoA thioesterase PaaI, whose protein sequence is MYENDACTRWLGIQVVEVRPGYARATMQVRAEFLNGHDICHGGLIFTLADSAFAFACNTYNVNTVAAGCTIEYLRPVHHGDALTAEAVEQVRSGRTGLYDIRVTNRAGEPVAMFRGKSAQIKGNVIRSND, encoded by the coding sequence ATGTACGAAAACGATGCGTGCACCCGCTGGCTCGGCATTCAGGTAGTCGAAGTTCGGCCCGGCTATGCGCGCGCGACGATGCAGGTGCGCGCCGAATTTTTAAACGGCCACGATATCTGCCACGGCGGGTTGATCTTCACACTTGCCGATTCGGCATTCGCATTTGCGTGCAACACTTATAACGTGAATACGGTGGCAGCCGGATGCACGATCGAATACCTGCGGCCGGTGCACCACGGCGACGCGCTGACCGCGGAAGCCGTGGAACAGGTGCGATCTGGGCGCACCGGCCTCTACGACATCCGTGTGACAAATCGCGCCGGCGAGCCGGTCGCCATGTTTCGCGGCAAGTCAGCACAGATTAAAGGAAACGTTATCCGTTCAAACGACTGA
- the paaG gene encoding 2-(1,2-epoxy-1,2-dihydrophenyl)acetyl-CoA isomerase PaaG, which yields MTYTSILLDIDAAAHVATITLNRPDKLNSFTRAMHAELRAALDEVQRAGARALVLTGAGKAFCAGQDLADLDFTPGHETDLGELIDQNFNALVRRLQQLPLPVTAAVNGTAAGAGANLALACDITLAARSSRFIQAFVKIGLVPDTGGTWTLPRRVGIARALGLSLTGEKLSAEKAEAWGLIWRVVDDAALLPQARKLAAELAQQPTAAIVATRQAIRSGATLDLDIQLDLERDLQRKLGASHDYAEGVRAFIEKRQPRFKGH from the coding sequence ATGACCTACACGTCAATTCTGCTCGACATCGACGCAGCCGCTCACGTCGCAACCATTACGCTGAACCGCCCGGATAAGCTCAACAGCTTCACCCGCGCGATGCATGCCGAGTTGCGCGCGGCGCTGGATGAAGTGCAGCGTGCGGGTGCCCGGGCGCTGGTACTGACAGGCGCAGGAAAGGCATTTTGCGCGGGCCAGGACCTCGCGGACCTCGACTTCACGCCTGGCCATGAAACCGACCTGGGCGAGTTGATCGATCAAAACTTCAATGCACTCGTGCGGCGGCTGCAGCAGCTGCCGCTGCCGGTGACCGCAGCGGTCAACGGCACAGCAGCAGGCGCTGGCGCAAACCTGGCGTTGGCATGCGACATCACACTTGCCGCGCGTTCGAGCCGTTTCATCCAGGCTTTCGTGAAGATTGGGCTGGTACCGGACACTGGCGGCACGTGGACGCTGCCACGACGAGTCGGTATCGCCCGCGCGCTGGGACTGTCGCTCACTGGCGAGAAACTCAGCGCGGAGAAGGCCGAAGCGTGGGGCCTGATCTGGCGCGTCGTCGACGATGCGGCCCTTCTACCACAAGCGCGGAAACTCGCCGCGGAACTCGCGCAGCAGCCCACCGCCGCGATCGTCGCGACCCGGCAGGCCATCCGCAGCGGCGCCACGCTGGATTTGGACATACAGCTGGATCTTGAACGCGACCTGCAGCGCAAGCTTGGCGCGTCGCACGATTATGCGGAAGGCGTGCGCGCGTTCATCGAGAAACGTCAACCCCGTTTTAAAGGACACTGA
- the pcaF gene encoding 3-oxoadipyl-CoA thiolase, translating to MTEAFICDAVRTPFGRYGGALKDVRADDLGAIPIKALLERYPSMDWAAVNDVIYGCANQAGEDNRNVARMAALLAGLPVDVPGATVNRLCGSGMDAIGTAARAIRAGDASLMLAGGVESMTRAPFVMGKASTAFSRQTEVFDTTIGWRFVNRLMKQQYGIDSMPQTAENVAADYNVSRADQDAFALRSQQKAARAQRDGVLAAEIVPVTVPSRNGDAIVVQHDEHPRETSMDALAKLVGVVRPGGTVTAGNASGINDGACALLIASEAAARTHGLTPKARVLGMATAGVEPRVMGIGPAPATRKLLRQLNMTLEQFDVIELNEAFAAQGLAVLRLLGIDDDDPRVNPNGGAIALGHPLGASGARLVTAAMYQLHRNGGHYALCTMCIGVGQGIALAIERV from the coding sequence ATGACCGAAGCTTTTATCTGTGATGCAGTCCGCACGCCGTTTGGCCGCTATGGCGGCGCGCTAAAAGACGTTCGCGCAGATGACCTTGGCGCGATCCCGATCAAGGCGCTGCTCGAGCGTTATCCGTCAATGGACTGGGCGGCAGTCAACGACGTGATCTACGGTTGCGCGAATCAGGCCGGCGAAGATAATCGCAACGTCGCCCGGATGGCCGCGCTGCTCGCCGGCCTGCCCGTTGACGTGCCGGGCGCCACGGTAAACCGGCTATGCGGCTCGGGCATGGATGCGATCGGCACCGCGGCGCGGGCGATCCGCGCAGGTGACGCGTCACTGATGCTGGCCGGCGGTGTCGAGAGCATGACGCGCGCGCCGTTCGTGATGGGCAAGGCCAGCACCGCGTTCTCGCGCCAGACCGAAGTCTTCGATACGACGATTGGCTGGCGTTTCGTGAACCGGCTGATGAAACAGCAGTACGGTATCGATTCGATGCCGCAGACCGCCGAAAACGTCGCGGCCGACTATAACGTAAGCCGTGCCGACCAAGACGCATTCGCGTTACGCAGCCAGCAAAAGGCCGCCCGTGCGCAACGTGACGGCGTGCTGGCTGCCGAGATCGTGCCGGTCACCGTGCCGTCCCGCAACGGCGATGCGATCGTGGTGCAGCACGACGAGCATCCGCGCGAAACGTCGATGGACGCACTAGCCAAGCTCGTCGGTGTGGTACGCCCAGGCGGTACCGTCACCGCCGGCAATGCGTCCGGCATCAACGATGGCGCATGTGCGCTGCTAATCGCCAGCGAAGCAGCCGCACGCACGCACGGGCTTACGCCGAAGGCGCGCGTGCTCGGCATGGCAACGGCGGGAGTCGAGCCACGCGTGATGGGCATCGGACCGGCGCCCGCGACACGCAAGCTGCTGCGGCAATTGAACATGACGCTCGAGCAGTTCGACGTCATCGAGTTAAACGAAGCATTCGCTGCACAAGGCCTGGCCGTGCTGCGGCTGCTGGGCATCGACGATGACGACCCGCGCGTGAACCCGAACGGCGGTGCGATCGCGCTCGGCCACCCGCTTGGCGCATCCGGCGCGCGGCTGGTCACGGCCGCAATGTACCAGTTGCACCGCAACGGCGGCCACTATGCATTATGCACGATGTGCATTGGAGTCGGACAGGGCATTGCATTGGCCATCGAGCGCGTTTGA
- the paaN gene encoding phenylacetic acid degradation protein PaaN — protein sequence MTHPLFAKHESTLTQALQAQETRGYWSPFPEMPSPKVYGETANADGEQSFKALLNQTFDLDQPSNGLVGQEHSPFGFALGVRYPKAEPDPLFAAVARAQQPWQRAGRDAWIGVSLEILQRLNRASFEIAYSVMHTTGQAFMMAFQAGGPHAQDRALEAIACAWDQLRRIPAQAYWEKPQGKNPPLAMEKHFTIVPRGIGLVLGCCTFPTWNSYPGLFADLATGNAVVVKPHPGAILPLAITVRIARDVLREAGFDPNVVTLLATDPDDGTLVQQLATRPDVRLIDFTGSTHNGNWLERNATQAHVYTEKAGVNQIVIDSVDDIKAAARNIAFSLALYSGQMCTAPQNIYVPRNGIRTADGTLSFDEVGQAIAEAVQKLTSDSAKAVELIGAIQNDAVVQRIERARALGSVLLDSQPLVHPAFEHARVHTPLLVKLDAATDQNRFTQEWFGPIAFVIATDSTAQSLALAGSIAAQHGALTLSVYSGDEAVQQAAHEAAIKGGVALSLNLTGGVFVNQSAAFSDFHGTGANPAANATLTDAAFVANRFRVVQSRAHVAPRG from the coding sequence ATGACACATCCATTGTTTGCTAAACATGAATCGACGTTGACACAGGCACTTCAGGCACAGGAAACGCGCGGCTACTGGAGTCCGTTCCCCGAGATGCCCAGCCCCAAGGTGTACGGGGAAACGGCGAACGCGGACGGTGAGCAATCGTTCAAAGCGCTTTTGAACCAAACGTTCGATTTGGATCAACCCAGTAATGGACTGGTAGGCCAGGAGCACTCGCCGTTCGGCTTCGCTTTGGGCGTGCGCTATCCGAAGGCCGAGCCGGACCCGCTGTTCGCTGCCGTGGCGCGCGCGCAGCAACCATGGCAGCGCGCGGGCCGCGACGCGTGGATTGGGGTGAGCCTGGAGATCCTGCAGCGGCTGAACCGGGCAAGCTTCGAGATCGCCTACAGCGTGATGCATACGACCGGGCAGGCATTCATGATGGCGTTCCAGGCCGGCGGGCCGCATGCGCAGGACCGCGCGCTCGAGGCCATCGCATGTGCATGGGATCAGTTGCGGCGCATCCCGGCCCAAGCTTACTGGGAAAAGCCCCAAGGCAAGAACCCGCCGCTGGCAATGGAAAAGCACTTTACGATCGTGCCGCGCGGCATCGGCCTGGTGCTTGGCTGTTGTACCTTTCCGACATGGAACAGTTATCCGGGACTGTTTGCTGATCTTGCGACCGGCAACGCGGTGGTCGTCAAGCCACATCCTGGCGCGATCCTGCCACTGGCGATCACCGTGCGTATCGCGCGCGACGTGCTGCGCGAGGCCGGCTTCGATCCGAACGTCGTTACGCTATTGGCAACGGATCCGGATGACGGCACGCTCGTGCAGCAGCTCGCCACGCGCCCCGATGTTCGACTGATCGATTTCACGGGTAGCACGCACAACGGCAATTGGCTCGAGCGCAACGCGACCCAGGCCCACGTGTATACCGAGAAGGCGGGCGTGAACCAGATCGTCATCGACTCGGTCGACGACATCAAGGCGGCCGCACGCAATATCGCATTCTCGCTGGCGCTGTACTCGGGCCAGATGTGTACCGCACCACAAAACATCTATGTGCCGCGCAACGGCATCCGCACCGCCGACGGTACGCTTAGCTTTGACGAAGTCGGCCAAGCAATCGCCGAGGCCGTCCAAAAACTGACGTCGGATTCAGCCAAGGCGGTCGAATTGATCGGGGCCATCCAAAACGACGCCGTGGTGCAGCGTATCGAGCGCGCGCGCGCGCTCGGTAGCGTGTTACTGGACAGCCAACCGCTCGTGCATCCCGCGTTCGAGCATGCACGCGTGCACACGCCGCTGCTGGTCAAGCTGGATGCGGCCACCGACCAGAACCGATTCACGCAGGAATGGTTCGGCCCGATCGCATTCGTCATCGCGACGGATTCCACCGCGCAATCGCTGGCGCTGGCCGGCTCGATTGCCGCGCAGCACGGCGCGCTGACCCTATCTGTATACAGTGGTGACGAGGCAGTGCAGCAAGCCGCGCACGAAGCGGCGATCAAAGGCGGCGTCGCGCTGTCGCTGAACTTGACCGGCGGCGTGTTCGTGAACCAGTCCGCGGCGTTCTCGGACTTCCATGGCACCGGTGCGAACCCAGCGGCCAATGCGACGCTGACCGACGCCGCGTTTGTGGCGAACCGCTTCCGCGTCGTGCAAAGCCGCGCGCACGTAGCACCGCGCGGCTGA
- a CDS encoding enoyl-CoA hydratase — MTYENILVDTSGRVGLITLHRPKALNALNDALMDELGTALKAFDDDEQIGAIVVTGSEKAFAAGADIGMMAKYTYMDVYKGNYITRNWEAVRAVRKPVIAAVAGFALGGGCELAMMCDIIIAADTARFGLPEVKLGVMPGAGGTQRLPRAISKAKAMDLCLTGRFMDAHEAERAGLVSRVVGVNKFLDEALSTAAAIAEYSLPSVMMIKESINQSYETLLTEGVHFERRLFHSLFATEDQKEGMAAFVEKRKPVFKHR; from the coding sequence ATGACATACGAAAACATTTTGGTCGACACAAGCGGACGGGTTGGGCTGATTACGCTGCACCGCCCGAAGGCGCTCAATGCACTGAACGACGCACTGATGGACGAGTTGGGCACGGCGCTCAAGGCGTTCGACGACGATGAGCAGATCGGCGCGATCGTGGTGACGGGCAGCGAAAAGGCATTCGCCGCCGGCGCGGACATCGGAATGATGGCGAAGTACACCTATATGGATGTTTATAAAGGAAACTACATTACGCGCAACTGGGAGGCGGTACGTGCGGTGCGCAAACCGGTGATCGCCGCAGTGGCGGGCTTCGCGCTGGGCGGCGGGTGCGAACTGGCGATGATGTGCGACATTATCATCGCGGCGGACACCGCGCGGTTCGGCCTGCCGGAGGTCAAGCTTGGGGTCATGCCGGGCGCGGGTGGCACGCAGCGCCTGCCGCGCGCGATCTCCAAGGCCAAAGCGATGGACCTGTGCCTGACCGGGCGTTTCATGGATGCACACGAAGCGGAGCGCGCGGGACTGGTATCCCGCGTAGTCGGGGTGAATAAGTTTCTGGACGAGGCGCTCAGCACGGCGGCTGCGATTGCTGAATATTCGTTACCTTCGGTGATGATGATCAAGGAATCGATCAATCAGTCGTACGAGACCTTGCTGACCGAGGGCGTGCATTTCGAGCGCCGGCTGTTCCACTCGCTGTTTGCCACCGAGGATCAGAAGGAAGGGATGGCTGCGTTTGTCGAGAAGCGCAAGCCCGTCTTCAAGCATCGTTGA
- a CDS encoding transposase, with protein MQQWRFSEEPIIGVLKEVEVGMTVADVCRKHRISDAVFYNGRSRYGGMDASQARRMR; from the coding sequence ATGCAGCAGTGGCGGTTCAGCGAAGAGCCAATCATCGGCGTGTTGAAGGAAGTCGAGGTCGGAATGACGGTGGCAGATGTGTGCCGCAAACACCGCATTTCGGACGCGGTGTTCTACAACGGGCGAAGCCGCTACGGCGGGATGGATGCATCGCAAGCGCGGCGCATGCGGTAG
- a CDS encoding glycoside hydrolase family 108 protein, producing the protein MTAFDDAFEKTVAREGGYSNHVDDSGGETSYGITEAVARAEGYLGTMALLPLATAKAIYRRRYWEPLHLEDVVMLSVPIALELFDTGVNMGTQVAAQFLQRVLNAFNRRQTDYPDMMVDGLIGPKTIAALKAFLDKRKEPGQMTLLKALNSLQGARYIELAERREKDEAFVFGWVMNRL; encoded by the coding sequence ATGACAGCGTTTGATGACGCATTTGAAAAGACGGTGGCCCGAGAAGGAGGCTATTCCAATCACGTTGATGATAGCGGCGGCGAAACGTCCTATGGCATTACTGAGGCGGTGGCACGAGCAGAAGGGTATCTGGGTACGATGGCCTTGCTGCCCTTAGCGACCGCCAAAGCCATCTATCGGCGCCGCTATTGGGAGCCGCTGCATCTGGAGGACGTTGTCATGCTATCGGTGCCGATTGCGCTTGAATTATTTGATACCGGTGTCAATATGGGCACGCAGGTGGCAGCGCAGTTTCTGCAGCGTGTGCTCAATGCGTTTAATCGTCGGCAGACCGATTACCCCGATATGATGGTGGATGGTTTGATAGGCCCCAAAACAATCGCAGCGCTCAAAGCTTTTCTGGACAAACGCAAAGAGCCAGGGCAAATGACGCTTCTCAAGGCACTCAATAGCCTACAAGGGGCACGTTACATTGAGTTGGCGGAGAGACGAGAGAAAGACGAGGCATTCGTGTTTGGCTGGGTAATGAACCGACTATGA
- a CDS encoding lysis system i-spanin subunit Rz, with protein MQHLLRWIAPYGALFIVGIALGWGMSSVIAGRRLAEEQAARARDHEQHAEQMKAISDAALAAQQKATAMREVQARRIETLDAQLSQERQVHENENQRLRDALAAGTERLRVAVVNCSTRSRDMSGFAATTGMGDGSPTYAELDPTVAERVFRVADDDQREIDKLKALQAYVCTVRPETAECSVNGFQSAGP; from the coding sequence ATGCAGCACTTGCTGAGATGGATCGCGCCCTATGGTGCTCTATTCATTGTGGGGATCGCCTTAGGTTGGGGCATGAGCTCGGTTATCGCTGGTAGACGGCTGGCTGAAGAACAAGCTGCGCGAGCCCGGGATCATGAGCAGCATGCCGAACAAATGAAAGCGATTTCAGACGCAGCCTTGGCCGCGCAACAGAAAGCGACCGCTATGCGTGAGGTCCAGGCCCGCCGGATCGAAACGCTGGATGCACAACTGAGTCAGGAGCGTCAAGTCCATGAGAATGAAAATCAACGTCTGCGCGATGCTCTTGCTGCCGGCACTGAGCGGCTGCGTGTCGCCGTCGTCAACTGTTCAACCCGTAGCCGTGACATGTCCGGCTTTGCCGCCACCACCGGAATGGGCGATGGCTCCCCCACCTACGCAGAGCTCGACCCAACGGTTGCAGAGCGCGTTTTCCGGGTCGCTGACGACGACCAGCGAGAAATAGATAAGCTCAAAGCCTTACAAGCTTACGTGTGCACGGTGCGACCTGAAACCGCAGAGTGTTCCGTAAATGGTTTTCAGTCGGCGGGACCATGA
- a CDS encoding putative holin, whose protein sequence is MTWWFELLRVPSVFNSMTWTQDDLTLVSGVVCGALIFLLHSREPSWPRKIAYFGVSVIGGLSVTSSVQQYVGLPEWLAAFLSTAAIVTLANALLDWSEKMVPELLTQLTYRIIRSTPVNDTKNSELEK, encoded by the coding sequence ATGACGTGGTGGTTTGAACTATTGCGTGTGCCATCCGTGTTCAATTCAATGACCTGGACACAAGATGACCTTACCCTGGTGAGTGGGGTAGTGTGCGGCGCATTGATATTTTTGCTGCATAGTCGTGAGCCGTCGTGGCCGCGCAAGATAGCATATTTCGGCGTATCAGTGATTGGCGGACTTTCGGTGACTTCGTCAGTGCAGCAGTACGTGGGGTTACCAGAATGGCTTGCAGCGTTTTTGTCTACGGCGGCGATCGTGACGCTGGCCAATGCACTGCTGGATTGGTCGGAGAAAATGGTGCCGGAACTGTTGACTCAGTTGACCTACCGGATTATTAGAAGTACGCCTGTTAATGACACTAAGAATAGCGAGTTAGAAAAATGA